In Mesoplasma florum L1, the DNA window GATATCATTAACTTAAAAACTATTGATGGAGATATTGGGGTATTAGGAAATATGTCGCCGTTGGTTACAGCTTTAAAAATTGGTAATATGAATTTTAAAGTTAATAATCAAACTCATTGAATTCACTTACATAGAGGCCTAGCAATAATTAACGCAACAGAATGTAAGATAATTACAGAAAGATTATATTTGGTAAACGAAAATGGTACTAAAATACCAACACCAGATAAATTAGATTAATTAAAAACTTTATCTCTTTTTAAGAAATAAAGTTTTTTTTGTATTTTTAGGAACATAATTAAATAAAAGGAGAATATCTTATGAGTAAAATTTATGAAACAACAGTAACTAATACAGGAGGAAGAACTGGAGAAGTTATTTCATCTGATGGAAAATTTAATTTAAAAATTTCATCACCTACATTAAATTTAGAAGGTACAACAAACCCTGAGCAATTATTTGCAGCAGGATATAGTTCATGCTTTAATGGAGCATTGCAAGCTGTAATGGCTAAAAATAAAGTTTCATTTAAAACAAATGTAACTGCTAAAGTAGCA includes these proteins:
- a CDS encoding organic hydroperoxide resistance protein, with protein sequence MSKIYETTVTNTGGRTGEVISSDGKFNLKISSPTLNLEGTTNPEQLFAAGYSSCFNGALQAVMAKNKVSFKTNVTAKVALHNNGELNFNISVELQVEIIGADKEVAEKLMHEADLVCPYSKALKNNVEVTLSLK